In the Sus scrofa isolate TJ Tabasco breed Duroc chromosome 7, Sscrofa11.1, whole genome shotgun sequence genome, one interval contains:
- the RXRB gene encoding retinoic acid receptor RXR-beta isoform X1 has product MSWAARPPFLPQRHAAGQCGPVGVRKEMHCGVASRWRRRRPWLDPAAAAAAAAAGEQQTPEPEPGQAGRDGMGDSGRDSRSPDSSSPNPLPQGAAPPSPPGPPLPPSAAASLGGSGAPPPPPMPPPPLGSPFPVISSSMGSPGLPPPAPPGFSGPVSSPQINSTVSLPGGGSGPPEDVKPPVLGVRGLHCPPPPGGPGAGKRLCAICGDRSSGKHYGVYSCEGCKGFFKRTIRKDLTYSCRDNKDCTVDKRQRNRCQYCRYQKCLATGMKREAVQEERQRGKDKDGDGEGAGGAPEEMPVDRILEAELAVEQKSDQGVEGPGGTGGSGSSPNDPVTNICQAADKQLFTLVEWAKRIPHFSSLPLDDQVILLRAGWNELLIASFSHRSIDVRDGILLATGLHVHRNSAHSAGVGAIFDRSLSRVLTELVSKMRDMRMDKTELGCLRAIILFNPDAKGLSNPSEVEVLREKVYASLETYCKQKYPEQQGRFAKLLLRLPALRSIGLKCLEHLFFFKLIGDTPIDTFLMEMLEAPHQLA; this is encoded by the exons ATGTCTTGGGCGGCTCGCCCGCCCTTCCTCCCCCAGCGGCATGCCGCAGGGCAGTGTGGGCCGGTGGGGGTGCGAAAAGAAATGCATTGTGGGGTCGCGTcccggtggcggcggcggcggccctgGCTGGATcccgcagcggcggcggcggcagcggcagccgGAGAACAACAAACCCCGGAGCCGGAGCCGGGGCAGGCTGGACGGGACGGGATGGGCGACAGCGGGCGGG ACTCCCGAAGCCCAGACAGTTCCTCCCCAAATCCCCTTCCCCAGGGGGCcgctcccccttctcctcctgggCCACCCCTACCACCTTCAGCAGCTGCATCCCTTGGAGGCTCtggggccccacccccacccccgatgcCACCCCCCCCACTGGGCTCCCCCTTTCCAGTCATCAGCTCTTCCATGGGGTCCCCTGGTCTGCCCCCTCCAGCTCCCCCAGGATTCTCCGGGCCTGTCAGCAGTCCCCAG ATTAACTCAACAGTGTCGCTCCCTGGGGGTGGGTCTGGCCCCCCTGAAGATGTGAAGCCACCAGTCTTAGGGGTCCGGGGCCTGCACTGTCCACCccctccaggtggccctggggcTGGCAAACGGCTATGTGCAATCTGCGGGGACCGAAGCTCAG GCAAACACTACGGGGTTTACAGCTGTGAGGGCTGCAAAGGCTTCTTCAAGCGCACCATCCGTAAGGACCTGACCTACTCGTGCCGGGACAACAAGGACTGCACGGTGGACAAGCGCCAGCGGAACCGCTGTCAGTACTGCCGCTATCAGAAGTGCCTGGCCACAGGCATGAAGCGGGAGG CGGTACAGGAGGAGCGCCAGCGAGGGAAGGACAAGGacggggatggggagggggctgggggagccccTGAGGAGATGCCCGTGGACAGGATCCTGGAGGCAGAGCTTGCCGTGGAGCAGAAGAGTGACCAGGGCGTTGAGGGTCCTGGGGGAACCGGGGGTAGCGGCAGCAGC CCGAATGACCCTGTGACTAACATCTGTCAGGCAGCTGACAAACAGCTCTTCACACTTGTTGAGTGGGCGAAGAGGATCCCACACTTCTCCTCCTTGCCTCTGGATGACCAGGTCATACTGCTACGGGCAG GCTGGAACGAGCtcctcattgcctccttctctcaCCGGTCCATTGACGTCCGGGATGGCATCCTCCTCGCCACAGGTCTTCACGTGCACCGCAACTCAGCCCATTCGGCAGGCGTGGGAGCCATCTTTGACCG GTCCCTCTCCAGGGTGCTGACAGAGCTAGTGTCCAAAATGCGTGACATGAGGATGGACAAGACAGAACTTGGCTGCCTGAGGGCAATCATTCTGTTCAATCCAG ATGCCAAGGGCCTCTCCAACCCCAGTGAGGTTGAGGTCCTGCGGGAGAAAGTGTACGCGTCACTGGAGACCTATTGCAAACAGAAGTACCCTGAGCAGCAGGGACG gTTCGCCAAGCTGCTGCTGCGTCTTCCTGCTCTCAGGTCCATAGGCCTTAAGTGTCTAGAGCATCTGTTTTTCTTCAAGCTCATTGGCGACACCCCCATCGACACCTTCCTCATGGAGATGCTTGAGGCTCCCCACCAGCTGGCCTGA
- the RXRB gene encoding retinoic acid receptor RXR-beta isoform X3 — MPQGSVGRWGCEKKCIVGSRPGGGGGGPGWIPQRRRRQRQPENNKPRSRSRGRLDGTGWATAGGINSTVSLPGGGSGPPEDVKPPVLGVRGLHCPPPPGGPGAGKRLCAICGDRSSGKHYGVYSCEGCKGFFKRTIRKDLTYSCRDNKDCTVDKRQRNRCQYCRYQKCLATGMKREAVQEERQRGKDKDGDGEGAGGAPEEMPVDRILEAELAVEQKSDQGVEGPGGTGGSGSSPNDPVTNICQAADKQLFTLVEWAKRIPHFSSLPLDDQVILLRAGWNELLIASFSHRSIDVRDGILLATGLHVHRNSAHSAGVGAIFDRVLTELVSKMRDMRMDKTELGCLRAIILFNPDAKGLSNPSEVEVLREKVYASLETYCKQKYPEQQGRFAKLLLRLPALRSIGLKCLEHLFFFKLIGDTPIDTFLMEMLEAPHQLA, encoded by the exons ATGCCGCAGGGCAGTGTGGGCCGGTGGGGGTGCGAAAAGAAATGCATTGTGGGGTCGCGTcccggtggcggcggcggcggccctgGCTGGATcccgcagcggcggcggcggcagcggcagccgGAGAACAACAAACCCCGGAGCCGGAGCCGGGGCAGGCTGGACGGGACGGGATGGGCGACAGCGGGCGGG ATTAACTCAACAGTGTCGCTCCCTGGGGGTGGGTCTGGCCCCCCTGAAGATGTGAAGCCACCAGTCTTAGGGGTCCGGGGCCTGCACTGTCCACCccctccaggtggccctggggcTGGCAAACGGCTATGTGCAATCTGCGGGGACCGAAGCTCAG GCAAACACTACGGGGTTTACAGCTGTGAGGGCTGCAAAGGCTTCTTCAAGCGCACCATCCGTAAGGACCTGACCTACTCGTGCCGGGACAACAAGGACTGCACGGTGGACAAGCGCCAGCGGAACCGCTGTCAGTACTGCCGCTATCAGAAGTGCCTGGCCACAGGCATGAAGCGGGAGG CGGTACAGGAGGAGCGCCAGCGAGGGAAGGACAAGGacggggatggggagggggctgggggagccccTGAGGAGATGCCCGTGGACAGGATCCTGGAGGCAGAGCTTGCCGTGGAGCAGAAGAGTGACCAGGGCGTTGAGGGTCCTGGGGGAACCGGGGGTAGCGGCAGCAGC CCGAATGACCCTGTGACTAACATCTGTCAGGCAGCTGACAAACAGCTCTTCACACTTGTTGAGTGGGCGAAGAGGATCCCACACTTCTCCTCCTTGCCTCTGGATGACCAGGTCATACTGCTACGGGCAG GCTGGAACGAGCtcctcattgcctccttctctcaCCGGTCCATTGACGTCCGGGATGGCATCCTCCTCGCCACAGGTCTTCACGTGCACCGCAACTCAGCCCATTCGGCAGGCGTGGGAGCCATCTTTGACCG GGTGCTGACAGAGCTAGTGTCCAAAATGCGTGACATGAGGATGGACAAGACAGAACTTGGCTGCCTGAGGGCAATCATTCTGTTCAATCCAG ATGCCAAGGGCCTCTCCAACCCCAGTGAGGTTGAGGTCCTGCGGGAGAAAGTGTACGCGTCACTGGAGACCTATTGCAAACAGAAGTACCCTGAGCAGCAGGGACG gTTCGCCAAGCTGCTGCTGCGTCTTCCTGCTCTCAGGTCCATAGGCCTTAAGTGTCTAGAGCATCTGTTTTTCTTCAAGCTCATTGGCGACACCCCCATCGACACCTTCCTCATGGAGATGCTTGAGGCTCCCCACCAGCTGGCCTGA
- the RXRB gene encoding retinoic acid receptor RXR-beta isoform X2 codes for MPQGSVGRWGCEKKCIVGSRPGGGGGGPGWIPQRRRRQRQPENNKPRSRSRGRLDGTGWATAGGINSTVSLPGGGSGPPEDVKPPVLGVRGLHCPPPPGGPGAGKRLCAICGDRSSGKHYGVYSCEGCKGFFKRTIRKDLTYSCRDNKDCTVDKRQRNRCQYCRYQKCLATGMKREAVQEERQRGKDKDGDGEGAGGAPEEMPVDRILEAELAVEQKSDQGVEGPGGTGGSGSSPNDPVTNICQAADKQLFTLVEWAKRIPHFSSLPLDDQVILLRAGWNELLIASFSHRSIDVRDGILLATGLHVHRNSAHSAGVGAIFDRSLSRVLTELVSKMRDMRMDKTELGCLRAIILFNPDAKGLSNPSEVEVLREKVYASLETYCKQKYPEQQGRFAKLLLRLPALRSIGLKCLEHLFFFKLIGDTPIDTFLMEMLEAPHQLA; via the exons ATGCCGCAGGGCAGTGTGGGCCGGTGGGGGTGCGAAAAGAAATGCATTGTGGGGTCGCGTcccggtggcggcggcggcggccctgGCTGGATcccgcagcggcggcggcggcagcggcagccgGAGAACAACAAACCCCGGAGCCGGAGCCGGGGCAGGCTGGACGGGACGGGATGGGCGACAGCGGGCGGG ATTAACTCAACAGTGTCGCTCCCTGGGGGTGGGTCTGGCCCCCCTGAAGATGTGAAGCCACCAGTCTTAGGGGTCCGGGGCCTGCACTGTCCACCccctccaggtggccctggggcTGGCAAACGGCTATGTGCAATCTGCGGGGACCGAAGCTCAG GCAAACACTACGGGGTTTACAGCTGTGAGGGCTGCAAAGGCTTCTTCAAGCGCACCATCCGTAAGGACCTGACCTACTCGTGCCGGGACAACAAGGACTGCACGGTGGACAAGCGCCAGCGGAACCGCTGTCAGTACTGCCGCTATCAGAAGTGCCTGGCCACAGGCATGAAGCGGGAGG CGGTACAGGAGGAGCGCCAGCGAGGGAAGGACAAGGacggggatggggagggggctgggggagccccTGAGGAGATGCCCGTGGACAGGATCCTGGAGGCAGAGCTTGCCGTGGAGCAGAAGAGTGACCAGGGCGTTGAGGGTCCTGGGGGAACCGGGGGTAGCGGCAGCAGC CCGAATGACCCTGTGACTAACATCTGTCAGGCAGCTGACAAACAGCTCTTCACACTTGTTGAGTGGGCGAAGAGGATCCCACACTTCTCCTCCTTGCCTCTGGATGACCAGGTCATACTGCTACGGGCAG GCTGGAACGAGCtcctcattgcctccttctctcaCCGGTCCATTGACGTCCGGGATGGCATCCTCCTCGCCACAGGTCTTCACGTGCACCGCAACTCAGCCCATTCGGCAGGCGTGGGAGCCATCTTTGACCG GTCCCTCTCCAGGGTGCTGACAGAGCTAGTGTCCAAAATGCGTGACATGAGGATGGACAAGACAGAACTTGGCTGCCTGAGGGCAATCATTCTGTTCAATCCAG ATGCCAAGGGCCTCTCCAACCCCAGTGAGGTTGAGGTCCTGCGGGAGAAAGTGTACGCGTCACTGGAGACCTATTGCAAACAGAAGTACCCTGAGCAGCAGGGACG gTTCGCCAAGCTGCTGCTGCGTCTTCCTGCTCTCAGGTCCATAGGCCTTAAGTGTCTAGAGCATCTGTTTTTCTTCAAGCTCATTGGCGACACCCCCATCGACACCTTCCTCATGGAGATGCTTGAGGCTCCCCACCAGCTGGCCTGA
- the RXRB gene encoding retinoic acid receptor RXR-beta yields the protein MSWAARPPFLPQRHAAGQCGPVGVRKEMHCGVASRWRRRRPWLDPAAAAAAAAAGEQQTPEPEPGQAGRDGMGDSGRDSRSPDSSSPNPLPQGAAPPSPPGPPLPPSAAASLGGSGAPPPPPMPPPPLGSPFPVISSSMGSPGLPPPAPPGFSGPVSSPQINSTVSLPGGGSGPPEDVKPPVLGVRGLHCPPPPGGPGAGKRLCAICGDRSSGKHYGVYSCEGCKGFFKRTIRKDLTYSCRDNKDCTVDKRQRNRCQYCRYQKCLATGMKREAVQEERQRGKDKDGDGEGAGGAPEEMPVDRILEAELAVEQKSDQGVEGPGGTGGSGSSPNDPVTNICQAADKQLFTLVEWAKRIPHFSSLPLDDQVILLRAGWNELLIASFSHRSIDVRDGILLATGLHVHRNSAHSAGVGAIFDRVLTELVSKMRDMRMDKTELGCLRAIILFNPDAKGLSNPSEVEVLREKVYASLETYCKQKYPEQQGRFAKLLLRLPALRSIGLKCLEHLFFFKLIGDTPIDTFLMEMLEAPHQLA from the exons ATGTCTTGGGCGGCTCGCCCGCCCTTCCTCCCCCAGCGGCATGCCGCAGGGCAGTGTGGGCCGGTGGGGGTGCGAAAAGAAATGCATTGTGGGGTCGCGTcccggtggcggcggcggcggccctgGCTGGATcccgcagcggcggcggcggcagcggcagccgGAGAACAACAAACCCCGGAGCCGGAGCCGGGGCAGGCTGGACGGGACGGGATGGGCGACAGCGGGCGGG ACTCCCGAAGCCCAGACAGTTCCTCCCCAAATCCCCTTCCCCAGGGGGCcgctcccccttctcctcctgggCCACCCCTACCACCTTCAGCAGCTGCATCCCTTGGAGGCTCtggggccccacccccacccccgatgcCACCCCCCCCACTGGGCTCCCCCTTTCCAGTCATCAGCTCTTCCATGGGGTCCCCTGGTCTGCCCCCTCCAGCTCCCCCAGGATTCTCCGGGCCTGTCAGCAGTCCCCAG ATTAACTCAACAGTGTCGCTCCCTGGGGGTGGGTCTGGCCCCCCTGAAGATGTGAAGCCACCAGTCTTAGGGGTCCGGGGCCTGCACTGTCCACCccctccaggtggccctggggcTGGCAAACGGCTATGTGCAATCTGCGGGGACCGAAGCTCAG GCAAACACTACGGGGTTTACAGCTGTGAGGGCTGCAAAGGCTTCTTCAAGCGCACCATCCGTAAGGACCTGACCTACTCGTGCCGGGACAACAAGGACTGCACGGTGGACAAGCGCCAGCGGAACCGCTGTCAGTACTGCCGCTATCAGAAGTGCCTGGCCACAGGCATGAAGCGGGAGG CGGTACAGGAGGAGCGCCAGCGAGGGAAGGACAAGGacggggatggggagggggctgggggagccccTGAGGAGATGCCCGTGGACAGGATCCTGGAGGCAGAGCTTGCCGTGGAGCAGAAGAGTGACCAGGGCGTTGAGGGTCCTGGGGGAACCGGGGGTAGCGGCAGCAGC CCGAATGACCCTGTGACTAACATCTGTCAGGCAGCTGACAAACAGCTCTTCACACTTGTTGAGTGGGCGAAGAGGATCCCACACTTCTCCTCCTTGCCTCTGGATGACCAGGTCATACTGCTACGGGCAG GCTGGAACGAGCtcctcattgcctccttctctcaCCGGTCCATTGACGTCCGGGATGGCATCCTCCTCGCCACAGGTCTTCACGTGCACCGCAACTCAGCCCATTCGGCAGGCGTGGGAGCCATCTTTGACCG GGTGCTGACAGAGCTAGTGTCCAAAATGCGTGACATGAGGATGGACAAGACAGAACTTGGCTGCCTGAGGGCAATCATTCTGTTCAATCCAG ATGCCAAGGGCCTCTCCAACCCCAGTGAGGTTGAGGTCCTGCGGGAGAAAGTGTACGCGTCACTGGAGACCTATTGCAAACAGAAGTACCCTGAGCAGCAGGGACG gTTCGCCAAGCTGCTGCTGCGTCTTCCTGCTCTCAGGTCCATAGGCCTTAAGTGTCTAGAGCATCTGTTTTTCTTCAAGCTCATTGGCGACACCCCCATCGACACCTTCCTCATGGAGATGCTTGAGGCTCCCCACCAGCTGGCCTGA